The following are encoded together in the Kribbella voronezhensis genome:
- a CDS encoding ABC transporter substrate-binding protein yields MSHPLSRRTFLIGAGSVLALAGCGSSNDDSSGSGGGGKVELVYRLWDEQQEVGYQAVFAAFTAENPDITVRMEVLPYDQYWTKLTTELAGGKAPDVFWLTVDSFPDFAGKGVLAPLDDVISKAGLKLDSYHPNVVQSYRFEDKQLGMPKDLGIVGLLYNKNLFAKAGVTMPDKLTWAPDGSGSFETLARKLTVDGKQWGFCSWNHSQTQWLNWIASNGGHAMDKPYGTFGFSGAQSVGALQWARDLIFKWHVSPDGTRTNPPTGQATEMFYRGEVAMFPANNALLPFALPEVKFPIGVASMPAGPSGRTVVINGLAEGMFAKTKHPEQAGKLVAFLGSAKAQKLMGDAGYIIPALNDAGAGYTAYWKKKGIDVQPFVDSAAGSTVNMPIAEGWTGKVAEINKTVNDLYLDKVDVATIAGAMDKIGNDK; encoded by the coding sequence ATGTCCCATCCCCTGTCCCGGCGGACCTTCCTGATCGGCGCCGGCAGTGTGCTCGCGCTGGCCGGTTGCGGTTCGTCGAACGACGATTCGAGCGGTAGCGGCGGCGGCGGCAAGGTCGAGTTGGTGTACCGGCTCTGGGACGAGCAGCAGGAGGTCGGCTACCAGGCCGTCTTCGCCGCGTTCACTGCCGAGAACCCGGACATCACGGTCCGGATGGAGGTGCTGCCCTACGACCAGTACTGGACCAAGCTGACCACCGAACTGGCCGGTGGCAAGGCGCCGGACGTGTTCTGGCTGACCGTCGACAGCTTCCCCGACTTTGCCGGCAAGGGTGTCCTCGCACCCCTCGACGACGTGATCTCGAAGGCCGGGCTGAAGCTCGATTCGTACCATCCGAACGTCGTCCAGTCGTACCGGTTCGAGGACAAGCAACTGGGAATGCCGAAGGACCTCGGGATCGTCGGCCTGCTCTACAACAAGAACCTGTTCGCCAAGGCCGGCGTGACGATGCCGGACAAGCTCACCTGGGCCCCGGACGGCTCGGGCAGCTTCGAGACGCTCGCTCGCAAGCTCACCGTCGACGGCAAGCAGTGGGGCTTCTGCTCGTGGAACCACAGCCAGACCCAGTGGCTGAACTGGATCGCCTCGAACGGCGGCCACGCGATGGACAAGCCGTACGGGACCTTCGGCTTCTCCGGCGCGCAATCGGTCGGGGCCCTGCAATGGGCCCGGGACCTGATCTTCAAGTGGCACGTCTCTCCCGATGGCACCCGCACCAATCCGCCGACCGGGCAGGCCACCGAGATGTTCTATCGGGGCGAGGTAGCGATGTTCCCGGCCAACAACGCACTGCTGCCGTTCGCGCTGCCGGAGGTCAAGTTCCCGATCGGCGTCGCGTCGATGCCGGCCGGTCCGTCCGGCCGTACGGTCGTGATCAACGGTCTCGCCGAGGGGATGTTCGCGAAGACGAAACACCCCGAGCAGGCCGGCAAGCTGGTCGCGTTCCTCGGCTCGGCGAAGGCACAGAAGTTGATGGGCGACGCGGGCTACATCATCCCGGCACTGAACGATGCCGGTGCCGGCTATACGGCGTACTGGAAGAAGAAGGGCATCGACGTGCAGCCGTTCGTCGACTCGGCGGCCGGGAGTACGGTGAACATGCCGATCGCGGAAGGCTGGACCGGGAAGGTTGCCGAGATCAACAAAACCGTCAACGACCTCTACCTGGACAAGGTCGACGTCGCCACGATCGCCGGTGCGATGGACAAGATCGGGAACGACAAATGA
- a CDS encoding carbohydrate ABC transporter permease: protein MKLRSFTYAVLVVGCAFAIFPYFLTVLTAFKGPGQLSETLPWEPGLPPSVAAFDRLFGSGFGGYLVNTALVTAGITLGQVVFAILAAYAFARLPFPGRDVLFWVYLSTLMVPPVVTMIPLYLMMQKLGLVDTWAGLMLPTMLGTPYAIFLLRQFFRSIPVELEDAARIDGAGRVRTLVSIVLPLSRPILVTVTTLAVVANWNSFLWPLIITSSEDKRLLSVGIALFKSEIGVDYNAVMAGSLIALVPLLVLFIVFQRFIVRSVAVTGLK from the coding sequence ATGAAACTCCGCAGCTTCACGTACGCCGTCCTGGTGGTCGGCTGTGCGTTCGCGATCTTCCCGTACTTCCTGACCGTGCTGACGGCATTCAAGGGCCCTGGGCAACTATCGGAGACGCTGCCGTGGGAACCGGGGCTGCCGCCCAGCGTGGCCGCGTTCGACCGGCTGTTCGGCTCCGGGTTCGGCGGCTACCTGGTGAACACCGCGCTGGTGACGGCCGGGATCACCCTCGGGCAGGTGGTGTTCGCCATCCTGGCGGCGTACGCGTTCGCCCGGTTGCCGTTCCCGGGTCGTGACGTCCTCTTCTGGGTCTATCTGTCCACGCTGATGGTGCCGCCGGTGGTCACGATGATCCCGCTGTACCTGATGATGCAGAAGCTCGGGCTGGTCGACACCTGGGCCGGGCTGATGCTGCCGACGATGCTCGGTACGCCGTACGCGATCTTCCTGCTCCGGCAGTTCTTCCGCAGCATCCCGGTCGAGTTGGAGGACGCGGCCCGGATCGACGGCGCCGGCCGGGTCCGCACCCTGGTCTCGATCGTGCTGCCGTTGTCCAGGCCGATCCTGGTCACCGTCACCACGCTCGCGGTGGTCGCCAACTGGAACAGCTTCCTCTGGCCGCTGATCATCACCAGCAGCGAGGACAAGCGGCTGCTCTCGGTCGGAATCGCCTTGTTCAAGAGCGAGATCGGCGTCGACTACAACGCCGTGATGGCCGGCAGCCTGATCGCGCTGGTCCCGCTGCTGGTGCTCTTCATCGTCTTCCAGCGCTTCATCGTCCGCTCGGTCGCGGTCACCGGGCTCAAGTAG
- a CDS encoding carbohydrate ABC transporter permease, translating to MLRAAPRRTRRAARYRQTVVAYALLAPSLVGVLGFLLAPVVIVIVLSLFDWKLLATPEFVGLANYRKLLTDGDVWHSMLVTLYYVLICVPGTTILSLLLALLVDRKLRWMKYFRALLVIPWMATPVALGLVWTWIFDPGRGALNQFLGLFGIAGPAWLSSPLLAMPSVAAVHIWQFAGYNMLFFLAGLQNIPQSLREASSLDGASSAKHFFTITLPLLRPTMLFVLITNVIGSFQAFDTIFVMTEGGPGDSTEVATYLIYDEAFRKFDFGYASTISVLLFAVVLIATISQFVYFERRTTYEVSG from the coding sequence ATGCTTAGGGCCGCGCCCCGCCGGACCCGTCGTGCCGCCCGGTACCGGCAGACGGTGGTCGCGTACGCGCTGTTGGCGCCGAGCCTGGTCGGGGTTCTCGGTTTCCTGCTCGCACCTGTCGTGATCGTGATCGTGCTCAGCTTGTTCGACTGGAAGTTGCTGGCGACGCCGGAGTTCGTCGGTCTGGCGAACTACCGGAAGCTGCTGACCGACGGCGACGTCTGGCATTCGATGCTCGTCACCTTGTACTACGTCCTGATCTGCGTGCCGGGGACAACGATTCTGTCGCTGCTACTGGCGTTGCTGGTCGACCGCAAGCTGCGCTGGATGAAGTACTTCCGCGCGCTGCTGGTGATCCCCTGGATGGCTACACCGGTCGCGCTCGGTCTGGTCTGGACCTGGATCTTCGACCCCGGCCGCGGCGCCCTCAACCAGTTCCTGGGGTTGTTCGGCATAGCTGGTCCGGCCTGGCTGTCGTCGCCGTTGCTGGCGATGCCGAGCGTGGCGGCCGTGCACATCTGGCAGTTCGCCGGTTACAACATGCTGTTCTTCCTGGCCGGGCTGCAGAACATCCCGCAGTCGTTGCGCGAGGCATCGTCTCTGGACGGTGCGTCTTCGGCCAAGCACTTCTTCACCATCACGCTGCCACTGCTGCGCCCGACCATGCTCTTCGTACTGATCACCAACGTGATCGGGTCGTTCCAGGCGTTCGACACGATCTTCGTGATGACCGAGGGCGGTCCCGGTGACAGTACCGAGGTGGCAACCTACCTGATCTACGACGAGGCGTTCCGCAAGTTCGACTTCGGCTACGCCTCGACGATCTCGGTGCTGCTGTTCGCGGTGGTGCTGATCGCCACGATCTCGCAGTTCGTGTACTTCGAGCGCCGTACGACCTACGAGGTGTCCGGATGA
- a CDS encoding glycoside hydrolase family 36 protein codes for MQTAQDYLHGSKILHTQRIEDPVGFSTVTELGYDDSTLVFEHGWQSWSPSGWYRLGASPPRPTAPNHHVMAYRPGVVAGRFQGEGLLAVATGDEVTVVAATSPDAVPSIRCELRQDRLLVSADGEVAVTTTSQRNPNQALAGWADTFAAGTTDVRVFGPSWCSWYAYWGKVTERDVMTNVRQFDEHDLSVDLVLLDEGYQAEIGDWLTPRDDFGSTVRLASDIRSTGRRAGIWVAPFLVGSKSRTARRHPEWLVPGITAGTNWGQEQLVLDVTHPGAARHLQDVFVELCRQGYDHFKLDFLYAGAIDGPRHDQVDGIAAYRQGMRLLRDAVGPNRILHGCGAPILPSLGLVDCMRISPDTDPLVEPPSGDISQPGQRGARSTSVAREFLHGRWWANDSDCLIVRPDVQNREQWADHIEAGPGLRMSSDPISQLDRWGLDRTRELLTPSSPRPHPLKDPDA; via the coding sequence TTGCAGACAGCCCAAGATTACCTGCACGGCAGCAAGATCCTGCACACCCAGCGAATCGAGGATCCCGTGGGCTTCAGTACCGTCACCGAGCTCGGGTACGACGACAGCACCCTGGTCTTCGAGCACGGCTGGCAGTCCTGGAGCCCGAGCGGCTGGTACCGGCTCGGGGCGAGTCCGCCGCGGCCGACCGCGCCGAACCACCACGTGATGGCGTACCGCCCGGGCGTGGTGGCCGGCCGGTTCCAGGGGGAGGGGCTGCTCGCGGTCGCGACCGGCGACGAGGTGACCGTGGTCGCAGCGACCAGCCCGGATGCGGTCCCGTCGATTCGCTGCGAGCTCCGTCAAGACCGCCTGCTCGTCTCGGCCGACGGTGAGGTCGCGGTGACCACGACCAGCCAGCGGAATCCGAATCAGGCGCTGGCCGGCTGGGCCGACACCTTCGCGGCCGGCACGACGGACGTCCGTGTCTTCGGACCGTCCTGGTGCAGCTGGTACGCGTACTGGGGCAAGGTCACCGAGCGGGACGTGATGACGAATGTCCGGCAGTTCGACGAGCACGACCTGAGCGTCGACCTGGTGCTGCTCGACGAGGGGTACCAGGCGGAGATCGGCGACTGGCTGACCCCGCGCGACGACTTCGGCTCGACGGTCCGGCTCGCCTCCGACATCCGCTCCACCGGCCGGCGCGCCGGGATCTGGGTGGCTCCCTTCCTGGTCGGCAGCAAGAGCCGGACCGCCCGCCGGCATCCCGAGTGGCTGGTGCCGGGAATCACGGCGGGCACGAACTGGGGCCAGGAGCAACTGGTTCTGGACGTGACTCATCCGGGCGCCGCGCGGCATCTGCAGGACGTGTTCGTCGAGCTCTGCCGCCAGGGGTACGACCACTTCAAACTGGACTTCCTGTACGCCGGTGCGATCGACGGACCGCGCCACGACCAGGTCGACGGCATCGCGGCGTACCGGCAGGGGATGCGGCTGTTGCGCGATGCCGTCGGGCCCAATCGGATCCTGCACGGCTGTGGGGCCCCCATCCTGCCCAGTCTCGGTCTGGTGGACTGCATGCGGATCTCGCCCGACACCGATCCGCTGGTGGAGCCGCCGTCCGGCGACATCAGTCAGCCGGGTCAGCGCGGTGCACGCTCGACGTCTGTGGCGCGGGAGTTCCTGCACGGGCGCTGGTGGGCGAACGACTCCGACTGCCTGATCGTGCGACCCGACGTACAGAACCGGGAGCAGTGGGCCGACCACATCGAAGCGGGCCCTGGCCTGCGGATGTCCAGCGACCCGATCTCCCAGCTGGACCGGTGGGGTCTGGATCGCACCCGCGAACTGCTCACTCCGAGCTCGCCGCGGCCGCATCCGCTCAAGGATCCCGATGCTTAG
- a CDS encoding helix-turn-helix domain-containing protein codes for MTQPADSEHDLATQILIELYSEIPPPSKLVTGHFHSGGDYRVVRPDGVGSWYLLYTAAGTGQFQIGGDSLTLGHGNLVLVSPGTEHDYGTVGTYWESWWAHFQPRREWHAWLSLPQAMPGLSYVRLPRASETDRVVSAFGRLHRDAQRAGLSPTGDTELNLLEKSVAVELTMNGIEEVLLTAVASLRHTTQHLDARVQLVLDAITADPARQHTLTSLAGLAQISVSRLAHLFKEQVGDSVMNVIVALRLQRAAELLGATDMSVAQIARAVGFESPHYFSRQFGRRFGMSPSSHRKAVRNPELELY; via the coding sequence ATGACGCAGCCTGCTGACTCTGAGCACGATCTTGCTACTCAGATCCTGATCGAGCTCTACAGCGAGATCCCGCCGCCGAGCAAACTGGTCACCGGTCACTTCCACAGCGGCGGTGACTACCGGGTCGTCCGCCCGGACGGCGTCGGCAGCTGGTACCTGCTCTACACCGCCGCGGGCACCGGTCAGTTCCAGATCGGCGGCGACAGCCTGACGCTGGGCCATGGGAACCTGGTGCTGGTCAGCCCCGGTACCGAGCACGACTACGGCACCGTGGGCACCTACTGGGAGTCCTGGTGGGCGCACTTCCAGCCGCGGCGCGAGTGGCACGCGTGGTTGTCGTTGCCCCAGGCAATGCCCGGCCTCTCGTACGTGCGACTGCCGAGGGCGTCGGAGACGGACCGGGTGGTGTCGGCCTTCGGGCGGTTGCACCGCGACGCGCAGCGGGCCGGCCTCTCCCCCACCGGCGACACCGAGCTGAACCTGCTGGAGAAGAGTGTCGCGGTCGAGCTGACGATGAACGGGATCGAAGAGGTCCTGCTGACCGCGGTCGCCAGTCTGCGACACACCACGCAGCACCTGGACGCGCGGGTGCAACTGGTCCTCGACGCGATCACGGCCGATCCCGCCCGGCAGCACACGCTGACGTCGCTCGCCGGGCTGGCGCAGATCTCGGTGTCCCGGCTCGCCCACCTGTTCAAGGAACAGGTGGGCGACTCGGTGATGAACGTGATCGTGGCGCTGCGGCTGCAGCGGGCGGCCGAGCTGCTCGGGGCGACCGACATGTCCGTTGCGCAGATCGCCCGCGCGGTCGGGTTCGAGTCGCCGCACTACTTCAGCCGGCAGTTCGGGCGCCGGTTCGGGATGTCCCCGAGCAGCCATCGCAAGGCGGTCAGGAACCCGGAGCTAGAGCTATATTGA
- a CDS encoding discoidin domain-containing protein has protein sequence MTRRSRITAALAALGLAVGGAASPTAAATTAAPIPVQVLSLTDLHGYLSETENLTIAGPTGTLKVGGAGYLKAHIDQLRAGKPNSFLIGAGDQFSGWPDYTQAFANEPTIEVLNAFGMDFDVAGNHEFDREFPFLRRMQTGACYGRPGFDSCFSDSTGRNFHGTDYAYHAANIVDPQSKRPVLPPYWIATAGSQRIGFIGLGFPGTPTETLSIGGSGFEFQGVVEAANRAAAELKAQGVNAIVVSMHEGGQQGGLYDECKNPAGPIFDAARAMSPDIDVILGGHWHTAFNCMIPDPDGVPRPVLEASNHGRVLGEVNLSLDPATGDVIRSATTATNHAVTKDLTPDPKIQTIVKYWMDKWTARQSQPLTKLDRDLDFSTTTESRTGNLVADLYRSQGAADFALVPADVGLDVFSAGLKAGTVTYGEAWPVAGISPITTLTMTGSAIEAALEQQWIPPAYGCSRLSSLATSGNFRYAYDLGRPVGDRVDPATVMIDGSRLQLDRTYNVATSAAMPLHGAQYGYPAFQDYSKLVRAPKMGQEVFLNHLRTHPSIKAPGLGRVTAIPGSPPPVDGPFGPLNLLPQNEMTATATSQGSAANNAAAAIDGNCTTMWHSNWSPHAPLPQYITLDLGKPRAIEALVYTPRQDAAVPNGRISSYDVQVSTDGVTFTSAVTGTWDGTIDAKIARLPAGTTARYVRLVGLAGGADYAAATELNIALAPGS, from the coding sequence ATGACCAGGAGATCGCGGATCACCGCCGCCCTCGCCGCGCTGGGGCTGGCGGTGGGAGGTGCCGCCTCGCCGACCGCGGCAGCGACCACCGCCGCGCCCATTCCGGTGCAGGTGCTCAGCCTCACCGACCTGCACGGGTATCTGTCCGAGACCGAGAACCTGACCATTGCGGGGCCGACCGGAACGTTGAAGGTCGGTGGGGCCGGGTATCTGAAGGCACACATCGACCAACTGCGGGCAGGCAAGCCCAACAGCTTCCTGATCGGAGCCGGTGACCAGTTCAGCGGCTGGCCGGATTACACGCAGGCGTTCGCGAACGAGCCGACGATCGAGGTACTGAACGCGTTCGGGATGGACTTCGATGTGGCCGGCAACCACGAGTTCGACCGGGAGTTCCCGTTCCTGCGCCGGATGCAGACCGGCGCCTGCTACGGCAGACCCGGCTTCGACTCGTGCTTCTCCGACTCCACCGGCCGGAACTTCCACGGCACCGACTACGCCTACCACGCGGCGAACATCGTCGACCCGCAGAGCAAGCGGCCGGTGCTCCCGCCGTACTGGATCGCCACCGCGGGGTCGCAGCGGATCGGCTTCATCGGCCTCGGATTTCCCGGTACGCCGACCGAGACGCTGTCGATCGGCGGCTCCGGGTTCGAGTTCCAGGGCGTCGTCGAAGCGGCCAATCGGGCCGCGGCCGAACTGAAAGCCCAAGGCGTGAACGCCATCGTGGTCAGCATGCACGAAGGCGGCCAGCAGGGCGGGTTGTACGACGAGTGCAAGAACCCGGCCGGCCCGATCTTCGACGCCGCCCGGGCGATGTCACCGGACATCGATGTGATCCTCGGCGGCCACTGGCACACCGCCTTCAACTGCATGATTCCCGACCCCGACGGCGTACCGCGACCGGTGCTGGAGGCAAGCAACCACGGCCGGGTGCTCGGCGAGGTGAACCTTTCGCTCGACCCGGCGACCGGTGACGTGATCCGCTCGGCCACCACGGCAACCAACCACGCGGTCACCAAAGACCTCACGCCCGACCCGAAGATCCAGACGATCGTCAAGTACTGGATGGACAAGTGGACCGCCCGGCAGTCGCAGCCGCTGACGAAACTCGACCGGGATCTCGACTTCTCCACCACCACGGAAAGCCGCACCGGCAACCTGGTCGCCGACCTCTACCGCTCACAGGGTGCCGCTGACTTCGCGCTGGTCCCGGCGGACGTGGGACTGGACGTGTTCTCAGCCGGCCTGAAGGCAGGCACGGTGACGTACGGCGAAGCTTGGCCGGTCGCCGGAATCTCTCCGATCACCACCCTGACGATGACAGGCTCCGCGATCGAGGCCGCCCTTGAGCAGCAATGGATCCCGCCGGCGTACGGCTGCAGCAGATTGTCCTCACTCGCGACCTCGGGCAACTTCCGCTACGCCTACGACCTCGGCCGACCGGTCGGTGACCGCGTCGATCCCGCCACTGTCATGATCGACGGCAGTCGCCTGCAGCTCGACCGCACCTACAACGTCGCCACCAGCGCGGCGATGCCGTTGCACGGAGCGCAGTACGGCTACCCGGCCTTCCAGGACTACAGCAAGCTCGTCCGTGCCCCGAAGATGGGGCAGGAAGTGTTCCTCAACCATCTGCGGACGCATCCGTCGATCAAGGCTCCCGGGCTGGGCCGGGTGACCGCGATTCCCGGTTCGCCGCCACCCGTCGACGGGCCGTTCGGACCGTTGAATCTCCTGCCCCAGAACGAGATGACGGCCACCGCCACGAGTCAGGGGTCGGCCGCCAACAACGCCGCGGCCGCGATCGACGGCAACTGCACCACGATGTGGCACTCGAACTGGAGCCCGCACGCGCCGCTGCCGCAGTACATCACCCTCGACCTCGGCAAGCCGCGCGCGATCGAGGCGCTCGTCTACACCCCACGCCAGGACGCGGCCGTCCCGAACGGCCGGATCTCGTCGTACGACGTCCAGGTCAGCACCGACGGCGTCACGTTCACCTCGGCCGTGACGGGCACCTGGGACGGGACGATCGACGCCAAGATCGCGCGACTGCCGGCCGGTACGACGGCGCGCTACGTCCGGCTCGTCGGCCTGGCGGGCGGCGCGGACTACGCGGCGGCGACCGAGCTCAATATAGCTCTAGCTCCGGGTTCCTGA
- a CDS encoding DHA2 family efflux MFS transporter permease subunit codes for MTDRVKSTAAQTWVLLLSAVASFMVILDMLVVATALSAIQTDLGASLEELEWTVNAYTLSFAVFLMTGAALGDRYGRRRMFAAGLAIFGLASAACALAPNVATLVAARAVQGTGAALIMPLALTLLNAAFPPERRGWATGVFGSVTGLAAMLGPVVGGLVTEGLSWPWIFWLNVPIAIIAVVLVLSRLPESRGPAGRVDLLGLVLAAGSALGLTWGLVRANSVGWTAAETVVALAAGVVLGVAFVAWELRTPAPMLPLRLFRSRAFSSGNAVIFFVNAAMTAAIFFTAQLPQVAFGEGPLVAGLRLLPWGVAPFLIAPRAGVLADRIGERPLILIGSGLLTLGTAVLALVSRVNTGYVVTVGPMVVAGIGFSLAIPAVTKAVVSSVAMQDIGRASGTFSTLRQLGGAFGVAIAAAVFASTGGYAGPDVFVDGYRFAIGSAAALALAALLVSLPLPRKVKRTTNEGADRLAATADK; via the coding sequence ATGACGGATCGCGTCAAGTCGACTGCCGCGCAGACCTGGGTACTGCTCCTCAGCGCGGTGGCGTCGTTCATGGTGATCCTCGACATGCTCGTCGTCGCCACCGCCCTGAGCGCCATCCAGACCGACCTCGGTGCCTCGCTCGAAGAGCTGGAATGGACGGTGAACGCCTACACCTTGAGCTTCGCCGTCTTCCTGATGACCGGTGCCGCACTCGGTGATCGCTACGGGCGAAGGCGGATGTTCGCTGCCGGGCTTGCGATCTTCGGCCTCGCGTCGGCTGCTTGCGCACTCGCGCCGAATGTGGCGACTCTGGTGGCGGCTCGCGCCGTCCAGGGGACCGGGGCCGCACTGATCATGCCGCTGGCCCTGACGCTGCTGAACGCGGCTTTCCCGCCCGAGCGCCGCGGCTGGGCGACCGGGGTCTTCGGCAGCGTGACCGGGCTCGCGGCAATGCTCGGGCCGGTGGTCGGAGGCCTTGTCACCGAGGGGCTCAGCTGGCCGTGGATCTTCTGGCTCAACGTCCCGATCGCGATCATCGCCGTAGTGCTCGTGTTGAGTCGGCTCCCCGAGAGCAGAGGGCCCGCAGGAAGAGTCGACCTGCTCGGCCTCGTACTGGCCGCCGGTAGCGCGCTCGGTCTGACCTGGGGCCTGGTCCGCGCAAATTCCGTGGGCTGGACGGCGGCGGAAACCGTGGTCGCGCTGGCGGCCGGCGTTGTGTTGGGGGTCGCCTTCGTAGCCTGGGAACTGCGGACTCCAGCACCGATGCTCCCGTTGCGGCTGTTCCGTTCCCGGGCGTTTTCCTCGGGCAATGCCGTGATCTTCTTTGTCAATGCGGCGATGACCGCCGCGATCTTCTTCACGGCTCAGCTTCCTCAGGTCGCGTTCGGTGAAGGCCCGCTCGTGGCCGGCCTACGGCTACTGCCTTGGGGAGTCGCGCCTTTCCTGATTGCCCCACGGGCAGGTGTGCTCGCGGACCGGATCGGCGAGCGCCCGCTCATCCTGATCGGCTCCGGGCTGCTCACACTCGGTACCGCGGTCCTGGCGCTCGTTTCGCGGGTGAACACCGGGTACGTCGTGACCGTCGGCCCGATGGTGGTGGCCGGCATCGGGTTCTCGCTGGCCATTCCTGCCGTGACGAAGGCCGTGGTGAGTTCGGTGGCCATGCAGGACATCGGCAGGGCATCGGGAACGTTCAGCACGCTTCGGCAGCTCGGCGGTGCTTTCGGCGTCGCGATCGCGGCCGCCGTCTTCGCCTCGACAGGTGGCTACGCCGGCCCGGACGTCTTCGTCGACGGCTACCGGTTCGCGATCGGATCGGCCGCGGCGCTGGCGTTGGCTGCCCTGCTGGTGAGCTTGCCGCTGCCACGGAAGGTGAAGCGCACGACGAACGAGGGTGCTGACCGTCTGGCGGCGACCGCGGACAAGTAG
- a CDS encoding sigma factor-like helix-turn-helix DNA-binding protein, which translates to MEPFPDALLDDDATQFLQVSFIAALQQLPPFHRAAVVLCDVMGFPVAEVADMLDISATAATAALQSGRCALAGQVAAGRRHRTLPGAEAARILAERFAAALERGDREQLAALLTDDVRLSVPPATNDHLGRPAVTASLGQYCAGRGVRLVPTRANGQPAFGCYTADSRTRIATLDCLMVLTLEGARISVITRFLGIPRCEAFGLPRTLPAD; encoded by the coding sequence ATGGAACCTTTCCCGGATGCACTACTGGACGACGATGCGACGCAGTTCCTGCAGGTCAGCTTCATCGCGGCACTGCAGCAACTGCCGCCCTTTCACCGCGCCGCGGTGGTGCTGTGCGATGTCATGGGCTTCCCGGTTGCCGAGGTCGCCGACATGCTGGACATCTCGGCTACCGCTGCGACCGCCGCCTTGCAAAGCGGACGATGCGCGCTCGCCGGCCAAGTCGCTGCCGGCCGGAGACACCGGACGCTCCCTGGCGCGGAGGCTGCGCGCATCCTCGCCGAACGGTTCGCGGCCGCGCTCGAGCGTGGCGACCGCGAACAGCTGGCGGCGCTGTTGACCGACGACGTACGCCTTTCGGTGCCACCGGCAACGAACGATCACCTCGGCCGCCCTGCCGTGACGGCGTCCCTCGGGCAGTACTGCGCCGGCCGCGGGGTGCGGCTCGTTCCGACGCGGGCGAACGGGCAGCCTGCGTTCGGTTGCTACACGGCCGACTCACGGACCCGGATCGCGACCTTGGACTGTCTGATGGTGCTGACGCTGGAGGGGGCGCGCATCTCGGTCATCACGCGTTTTCTCGGCATCCCGCGGTGCGAGGCCTTCGGGCTGCCCCGCACTCTCCCCGCTGACTGA